Proteins from a genomic interval of Musa acuminata AAA Group cultivar baxijiao chromosome BXJ1-9, Cavendish_Baxijiao_AAA, whole genome shotgun sequence:
- the LOC103997439 gene encoding patellin-3 encodes MAMETRPDEPEAAPAKEVVVAEVLSAEKEVVDKETSPEAAIEADTPGKKPALEAALAAEAEEEAGEKKAAVQEVEAKESSVVAADREDPEKKALDELKQLVRAALSNKEFSPPPPAPAPPAPATADAAVVPTEELTSKAEEVKAEEETATTAVVESPKAVVEEPAPSIKEEEAEVPAPTLPTTEENAVVGDDDGAKTVEAIEETVVPVAAPPPAVDDAPAAESPKEKENEKPAAPAGAAPSLPPAEEIFIWGVPLLGDERSDTVLLKFLRARDFKVKEAMTMLKNAVLWRKEFGIEELLNEDLGIPEMEKVVFMHGIDKEGHPVCYNVYGEFQNKELYAAAFADEEKRKQFLRWRIQYLEKGIRNMLDFNPEGVSTMVQVTDLKNSIGLAKKELRQALDLLQDNYPEFAAKQVFINVPWWYLAFNRMISPFFTQRTKSKFVFAGPSKSAETLFKYIAPEQVPVQFGGLSKENDPDFSTSDAATEITIKPSMKQAIEILVTEPCLLVWELRVLGWDVSYGAEFVPTAEDGYTVIVRKARKLVATNDPVVKDSFKIGDAGKVVVTVDNTSSKKKKLLYRYKTKSSTDSI; translated from the exons ATGGCCATGGAGACCAGACCCGACGAGCCAGAGGCGGCACCCGCTAAAGAGGTTGTCGTCGCTGAGGTGCTGTCGGCGGAGAAGGAGGTTGTCGACAAAGAGACGTCGCCAGAGGCTGCCATTGAGGCGGACACACCGGGCAAGAAACCAGCTTTGGAAGCGGCGCTGGCTgccgaggcggaggaggaggcggggGAGAAGAAGGCCGCCGTGCAGGAGGTGGAGGCGAAGGAGAGCAGCGTTGTTGCGGCGGACCGGGAGGACCCCGAGAAAAAGGCCCTCGACGAGCTCAAGCAGCTCGTCCGGGCTGCCCTCTCCAATAAGGAGTTCTCCCCTCCTCCTCCCGCTCCGGCTCCGCCGGCTCCCGCCACAGCCGATGCCGCCGTCGTGCCGACGGAGGAGCTTACCTCCAAAGCGGAGGAGGTTAAGGCTGAAGAAGAAACCGCTACTACAGCCGTGGTGGAATCTCCGAAGGCTGTGGTGGAAGAGCCGGCCCCATCGATCAAGGAGGAAGAGGCCGAGGTGCCAGCTCCGACGCTTCCGACGACGGAGGAGAACGCCGTCGTAGGAGATGACGACGGAGCCAAGACCGTCGAGGCCATAGAGGAAACCGTCGTGCCCGTCGCCGCTCCACCACCTGCAGTAGACGATGCGCCGGCGGCAGAATCCCCGAAGGAGAAGGAAAACGAGAAGCCAGCTGCTCCTGCAGGCGCCGCGCCGTCTCTGCCGCCGGCAGAGGAGATCTTCATATGGGGCGTCCCGCTCCTCGGCGACGAGAGGAGCGACACCGTTCTCCTCAAGTTCCTCCGCGCCCGGGACTTCAAGGTGAAGGAAGCCATGACCATGCTCAAGAACGCCGTGCTCTGGAGGAAGGAGTTCGGCATCGAGGAGCTCCTCAACGAGGACCTTGGCATCCCGGAGATGGAGAAGGTGGTGTTCATGCACGGCATCGACAAGGAGGGCCACCCCGTGTGCTACAACGTCTACGGGGAGTTCCAAAACAAGGAGCTTTACGCTGCGGCCTTCGCCGACGAAGAGAAGCGGAAGCAATTCTTGCGATGGAGGATTCAGTACCTGGAGAAGGGGATAAGGAACATGCTGGACTTCAATCCGGAAGGGGTATCAACCATGGTTCAAGTCACGGATCTCAAGAACTCAATCGGGTTGGCGAAGAAGGAGCTCCGCCAGGCTCTCGACCTGCTTCAAGACAATTATCCTGAGTTTGCGGCCAAGCAG GTATTTATCAATGTCCCATGGTGGTACCTGGCTTTCAACCGGATGATTAGCCCCTTCTTCACACAGAGGACCAAGAGCAAGTTTGTTTTCGCAGGGCCATCAAAATCAGCTGAGACCCTTTTCAA ATACATTGCTCCTGAGCAAGTCCCAGTTCAGTTTGGAGGCCTTAGCAAGGAGAACGACCCAGATTTCAGCACTTCCGATGCTGCAACGGAGATCACCATTAAGCCATCAATGAAGCAAGCTATAGAAATTCTAGTTACTGAG CCATGCCTTCTCGTCTGGGAGCTCCGTGTTCTAGGCTGGGATGTCAGCTATGGTGCTGAGTTTGTGCCCACCGCAGAAGATGGATACACAGTGATCGTGCGGAAGGCGAGGAAGCTGGTCGCGACCAATGACCCGGTGGTGAAGGACAGTTTCAAGATTGGGGACGCCGGCAAGGTGGTTGTCACGGTGGACAACACCAgctctaaaaagaagaagctccTCTATAGATATAAGACCAAGAGCTCTACTGATTCCATCTGA
- the LOC103997438 gene encoding uncharacterized protein LOC103997438 — MEDIEDLVGAGAPPGLRLPVTAVGIKPKRKPKARLVRDPVDPGPQVPGTQTIYVKTFGCSHNQSDSEYMAGQLSAFGYAVTEDPQEADLWLINTCTVKSPSQSAMTTLISKCKTAKKPLVVAGCVPQGSRDLKELEGISIIGVQQIDRVVEVVEETLKGHEVRLLSRKTLPSLDLPKVRKNKFIEILPINVGCLGACTYCKTKHARGHLGSYMVESLVERVRTVISEGVKEIWLSSEDTGAYGRDIGTNLPLLLNAIIAELPPDRSTMLRIGMTNPPYILEHLKDIAKVLCHPCVYSFLHVPVQSGSDSVLTAMNREYNVNEFRKVVDTLKELVPGMQIATDIICGFPGETDEDFAQTVSLIKEYQFAQVHISQFYPRPGTPAARMKKVPSTVVKNRSRELTTVFESFSPYQGMEGQIVRIWITEIATDGIHLVGHTKGYIQVLVVAPESMLGTSVNSKITSVGRWSAFGEVIDTPAMVNKGTHPENPKAGSSLHSNSCNSCECSRDPEPCQCRLPESCVQQTCTASHVDPIDIVMDRNHRGRNFIGSIQSLLVRKRSCGPEKKSECNTFKSSNDHQTEGTRRKLVAVDYMLLSGMALSFLTSVVLLILISSKMMS; from the exons ATGGAGGATATAGAGGACTTGGTGGGCGCCGGAGCTCCGCCCGGGCTCCGCCTTCCTGTAACCGCCGTCGGCATCAAACCTAAGAGGAAGCCGAAAGCTCGCCTCGTGCGTGACCCCGTCGACCCCGGCCCGCAGGTTCCGGGCACACAG ACGATATATGTGAAGACGTTCGGGTGTTCGCACAATCAG AGCGACAGTGAATATATGGCTGGTCAGCTATCAGCCTTTGGCTATGCAGTGACCGAGGACCCCCAGGAGGCAGACTTATGGCTGATTAATAC ATGTACTGTGAAGTCTCCTAGTCAGTCTGCCATGACGACTCTCATATCAAAGTGTAAAACTGCAAAAAAACCTCTGGTGGTGGCAGGATGTGTTCCTCAAGGAAGTCGAGACCTGAAGGAGCTTGAAGGCATTAGCATAATCGGAGTACAACAAATAGATCGTGTTGTTGAGGTTGTAGAGGAGACGCTGAAAGGCCATGAGGTGCGGCTTTTAAGCCGGAAAACATTGCCATCACTAGACCTTCCTAAG GTGAGGAAGAACAAGTTTATTGAAATTCTTCCAATAAATGTTGGATGTTTAGGTGCTTGTACTTATTGCAAGACAAAGCATGCTCGTGGTCATCTTGGAAGCTACATGGTTGAAAGCCTT GTAGAACGTGTAAGAACAGTTATCTCTGAGGGAGTCAAGGAGATCTGGTTGAGCAGTGAAGACACTGGTGCATATG GTCGGGATATTGGAACAAATCTTCCACTTCTTCTGAACGCTATTATCGCAGAACTTCCTCCTGATAGAAGTACCATGCTTCGCATTGGCATGACTAATCCACCTTATATACTTGAGCATTTGAAAGACATTGCTAAAGTTTTGTGTCACCCATGTGTATATTCGTTTTTACATGTACCTGTTCAATCTGGGAGTGATTCTGTCCTAACA GCAATGAATCGTGAATACAATGTCAATGAGTTCAGAAAAGTGGTTGACACTCTTAAGGAACTTGTTCCTGGGATGCAAATTGCTACCGACATAATATGTGGATTCCCAG GTGAAACTGATGAAGATTTTGCACAAACTGTCAGTCTTATAAAAGAGTACCAGTTTGCTCAAGTTCATATATCACAGTTTTATCCCCGACCAG gaaCACCTGCTGCAAGAATGAAGAAAGTCCCCAGCACAGTGGTGAAGAATCGCAGTCGTGAACTAACCACTGTTTTTGAGTCATTTTCACCATACCAGGGAATGGAAGGTCAAATTGTGAGGATATGGATTACCGAAATTGCTACTGATGGAATTCATTTG GTAGGCCATACCAAGGGATACATCCAAGTGCTTGTGGTTGCTCCCGAGAGTATGTTGGGGACCTCAGTCAATTCAAAGATCACATCTGTTGGAAGGTGGTCTGCTTTTGGTGAAGTAATTGACACCCCAGCTATGGTAAATAAAGGCACACACCCAGAGAACCCTAAAGCGGGATCTTCTCTTCACTCCAATTCATGCAACAGTTGTGAGTGCTCAAGGGATCCTGAACCCTGCCAGTGTCGTCTCCCAGAATCATGTGTTCAGCAAACCTGTACCGCCAGCCATGTAGATCCTATCGACATTGTTATGGATCGAAATCACAGGGGGAGAAATTTTATTGGCTCAATTCAGTCTCTGCTGGTGCGGAAAAGATCATGCGGACCAGAGAAGAAAAGCGAGTGTAACACATTTAAGTCATCAAACGACCATCAAACAGAAGGAACCAGAAGAAAATTAGTTGCCGTGGATTATATGTTGCTGAGTGGAATGGCACTTAGCTTTCTCACTAGTGTAGTTTTGCTAATTTTGATTTCCTCAAAGATGATGTCCTGA